One Lysinibacillus sp. OF-1 DNA segment encodes these proteins:
- a CDS encoding SDR family NAD(P)-dependent oxidoreductase produces MKLKDKVAIVTGGASGIGEATVRLFVQEGAKVVIADFSDRGQIVSDELNTNGFDTLFVKTDVTSEEDIQNMIKETVTNYGKLDIMYANAGVADDAPAHELSFEKWKRTIDINLSGVFLSDKYAIEQFLAQGTGGVIVNAGSIHSFVALPNPTAYSSAKGGVKLLTQNLCTAYAKQGIRVNAVCPGYIDTPLLAEVDAQKKEYLASLHPQGRLGKPEEIAKAVLFLASDDASFVNGTTLLVDGGYTAH; encoded by the coding sequence ATGAAACTAAAAGATAAAGTAGCAATCGTTACAGGTGGGGCCAGTGGTATCGGTGAAGCCACAGTTCGTCTCTTTGTACAAGAAGGCGCTAAAGTAGTTATCGCCGATTTTTCAGATCGTGGACAAATTGTTTCTGACGAATTAAATACCAATGGTTTTGATACACTCTTCGTAAAAACAGATGTAACTAGCGAAGAAGATATTCAAAACATGATTAAGGAAACCGTTACTAACTACGGTAAACTTGATATTATGTATGCCAATGCAGGTGTAGCTGACGATGCACCAGCACATGAGCTTTCTTTCGAAAAATGGAAAAGAACGATTGATATTAATTTATCAGGTGTATTTCTTTCTGATAAATATGCCATTGAACAGTTTCTTGCACAGGGAACTGGTGGTGTCATTGTCAACGCTGGCTCTATTCATAGCTTTGTTGCCTTGCCAAACCCTACAGCCTACTCCTCTGCAAAGGGTGGCGTAAAATTATTAACGCAAAATCTATGTACAGCTTACGCTAAACAAGGCATTCGCGTAAATGCAGTATGTCCTGGCTATATCGACACTCCTCTACTAGCTGAAGTCGATGCGCAAAAGAAAGAATATTTAGCGTCCCTTCATCCACAAGGTCGCCTTGGTAAACCAGAAGAAATTGCAAAAGCTGTTCTCTTCTTAGCAAGCGACGACGCAAGCTTTGTCAATGGTACAACGCTTCTTGTTGATGGCGGGTATACTGCTCATTAA
- a CDS encoding SDR family NAD(P)-dependent oxidoreductase — protein MRLENKVAIITGGGTGIGKETALLFAKEGAKVVITDINEQSGNDTIRDIQAIGGEALFVHHDVSNEEDWKKVADETIKTFNKVDILFNNAGIYIIKPLAEIELSDWNRLMSINVTGVFLGMKYIMPLMAKHNKGSVINASSIAGLTGAAGHVLYGASKGAVRIMTKDAAMEYAPYGVRVNSIHPGYIDTGMADYASATTGSTKDELGKNLFPLGRLGSVKEVAQTVLFLASDESSFSTGAEFVIDGGATAK, from the coding sequence ATGAGACTGGAAAATAAAGTAGCCATTATTACAGGTGGAGGTACAGGAATCGGGAAAGAAACGGCACTATTATTTGCTAAAGAAGGAGCAAAAGTAGTTATTACTGATATAAATGAACAATCTGGTAACGACACTATCCGCGATATCCAAGCAATTGGCGGTGAAGCATTATTTGTACATCATGATGTTAGCAATGAGGAAGACTGGAAAAAGGTCGCAGATGAAACAATCAAAACATTTAACAAAGTAGATATTCTTTTCAATAATGCAGGTATCTATATCATTAAACCACTTGCAGAAATCGAGCTTTCTGATTGGAATCGCTTAATGTCCATCAATGTGACTGGTGTCTTCCTAGGTATGAAATATATTATGCCACTTATGGCTAAACATAATAAGGGCTCAGTTATTAATGCCTCTTCCATCGCTGGCTTAACAGGCGCTGCTGGACACGTATTATACGGAGCAAGTAAAGGTGCCGTTCGCATTATGACAAAAGATGCTGCAATGGAATATGCTCCATATGGCGTACGCGTCAATTCGATCCATCCTGGCTATATTGATACAGGTATGGCAGACTATGCATCAGCAACAACTGGAAGCACTAAAGATGAATTAGGAAAAAATTTATTCCCATTAGGACGTTTAGGCTCTGTTAAAGAAGTAGCGCAAACCGTATTATTTTTAGCTTCTGATGAATCTTCGTTCTCAACAGGTGCAGAATTCGTCATTGATGGCGGAGCAACAGCAAAATAA
- a CDS encoding LuxR C-terminal-related transcriptional regulator, which produces MTHPFQSIEEVTLQEFVLFIKIHHQQIEENVNIYLNLAPSIAEEDRKRAAMLLDSFLRLMTYTNIDELNDGDKSFFNTWLQAQLSIIDRKSFNLFQLIFEKSLITFMIQQKSSRTNAILMYVLSLFTFLVQLYDDCEGDDKRSNGSTENQELRYLQLLDKLDKLLISSSGYQDLAYILKKCEEYFSYKRCVFYAYVPWSNQFYGVIGAELPKVQSMKGQLNGENAILSSRKPIYLKNPKNYVKEEHIQLFNLSSIIFIPIMRRDQLFGWLTFDQLGEEFDCTKEELSLLEEVGKRLGLFLSRKGEKVEKNTELHLTERESMILGLLAEGYDNKKIGGLLFLSEHTVRDYVSSLMTKLKAKNRTQVVASAFRLGLLS; this is translated from the coding sequence ATGACGCATCCATTTCAGTCAATTGAAGAAGTAACATTACAAGAGTTTGTGTTATTTATTAAAATTCATCATCAACAAATTGAAGAAAATGTCAATATTTACCTCAATTTAGCACCTTCTATAGCCGAAGAAGATCGAAAAAGGGCAGCGATGCTACTGGATTCATTTTTGCGTTTGATGACATATACGAACATTGATGAACTAAATGATGGTGATAAGTCTTTTTTTAATACGTGGCTTCAGGCACAGTTATCTATAATCGATCGGAAGAGCTTTAATTTATTCCAATTAATTTTTGAGAAATCATTGATTACCTTTATGATTCAACAAAAGAGTAGCCGAACGAATGCCATCTTAATGTATGTATTATCGTTATTTACGTTTCTCGTACAGCTTTACGATGACTGTGAGGGAGATGACAAAAGAAGTAACGGATCTACTGAAAATCAAGAGTTGCGGTATTTACAGTTATTAGATAAGCTAGATAAATTGCTGATCAGTTCCTCAGGCTATCAGGATTTAGCCTATATTTTAAAAAAATGTGAAGAGTATTTTAGTTATAAAAGATGCGTATTTTATGCATATGTTCCATGGTCCAACCAATTTTACGGGGTTATTGGGGCGGAACTTCCTAAAGTGCAAAGTATGAAAGGGCAGTTGAATGGGGAAAACGCTATACTTAGTTCAAGAAAACCTATTTATTTGAAAAATCCTAAAAATTACGTAAAAGAGGAGCATATTCAATTATTTAATTTATCCTCCATCATCTTTATTCCTATTATGAGGCGAGACCAATTATTTGGATGGCTAACATTTGATCAGCTAGGCGAGGAATTTGATTGTACAAAGGAAGAATTATCACTTCTTGAAGAAGTAGGGAAGCGTCTAGGTTTATTTTTATCACGTAAGGGCGAGAAGGTAGAAAAAAACACAGAGCTTCATTTAACAGAACGGGAGTCGATGATTCTTGGCTTGCTTGCTGAAGGATATGATAATAAAAAAATTGGTGGTTTATTATTTTTAAGTGAGCATACGGTCAGGGATTATGTTAGCAGTCTCATGACAAAGCTTAAAGCAAAGAACCGTACACAGGTCGTTGCCTCCGCCTTTCGTCTAGGGCTGTTAAGCTAG
- a CDS encoding RNA polymerase sigma factor: MNEKLEGVYEEYNRYIYHLCLKLTRNNVEAEDLMQEVWVKVVRYEDSVAEVEHIKAWLTTITMNTFRDRYRKKVRRSKYMMNQPETLDVPILDLVPNNEISTEEKIEKDIVTKLVQDKMEQLDAIYRKTLWYFYIDQYSLAEISTIMKVSIGTVKSRLFRAKARLKEMLMSDTAIVESVLPA; this comes from the coding sequence ATGAATGAAAAATTAGAAGGCGTATACGAGGAATACAATCGTTATATATATCACTTATGTTTGAAACTAACTCGCAATAATGTAGAGGCTGAAGATTTAATGCAAGAAGTATGGGTAAAGGTTGTACGCTATGAAGACAGCGTTGCCGAGGTAGAGCATATTAAAGCTTGGCTGACAACTATTACAATGAATACATTTAGAGATCGCTATCGTAAAAAAGTACGTCGAAGCAAATATATGATGAACCAACCTGAAACATTAGACGTACCGATTTTAGATTTGGTTCCCAATAATGAAATTTCGACGGAAGAAAAAATTGAAAAGGATATTGTAACAAAACTCGTACAGGATAAAATGGAGCAATTAGATGCTATTTATAGAAAGACTTTATGGTATTTCTACATAGACCAATATTCACTTGCAGAAATCTCTACAATTATGAAGGTTTCTATTGGTACTGTGAAATCTCGTTTATTCCGTGCAAAGGCTCGATTAAAAGAAATGCTCATGTCTGATACAGCAATTGTGGAATCTGTGCTACCAGCATAA
- a CDS encoding MarR family winged helix-turn-helix transcriptional regulator produces the protein MDQEKQKAITSLFEVVSSIERKWANEWNNHNVLGFSKSHILILDYLSQEGPKRPSAIAERLKVTTGGVTVLTTKLINAGFIEKTQHATDRRASQLVITTEGENILKESRQQVSEIINNMFGMLTAEELQTLRTIFSKCLLDVESNRSE, from the coding sequence ATGGATCAAGAAAAACAAAAAGCCATTACCTCGTTGTTTGAAGTCGTTTCATCTATTGAGCGTAAGTGGGCAAACGAGTGGAATAATCATAATGTGCTCGGCTTTTCAAAATCCCATATTTTAATTTTAGACTACTTATCGCAGGAGGGCCCAAAACGCCCTTCTGCTATTGCTGAGCGGTTAAAAGTAACAACTGGTGGTGTTACCGTTTTAACAACAAAGCTGATTAATGCTGGCTTTATTGAAAAAACACAGCATGCCACAGATCGACGAGCCTCACAACTAGTTATTACTACAGAGGGTGAGAACATCTTAAAAGAATCGCGTCAACAAGTGAGTGAAATTATTAACAATATGTTTGGTATGCTCACAGCTGAAGAACTGCAAACATTACGAACGATTTTTTCAAAATGTCTATTAGATGTTGAATCTAATCGGTCAGAATAA
- the spx gene encoding transcriptional regulator Spx, which yields MTVTIYSQASCSSSRKALKWLKDHNIEYKEKRITSHPLTLAEFKEILSMTEDGTDEIIATNSNDFKNLNIDIDQLSIQELYAIIQAHPRMLRSPILIDEKRIQVGYNEMDIRRFIPRKVRAYELNAMTRLAQES from the coding sequence ATGACAGTTACAATTTACTCACAAGCGAGCTGTTCTTCATCCAGAAAAGCACTTAAATGGTTAAAAGATCACAATATTGAATATAAAGAAAAACGTATCACATCTCACCCTCTTACACTTGCAGAATTCAAAGAAATTCTAAGCATGACTGAAGATGGTACAGATGAAATCATTGCAACAAACTCAAATGACTTTAAAAACTTAAATATCGACATCGACCAACTTTCTATCCAAGAGCTATACGCTATTATTCAAGCACACCCAAGAATGTTGCGTAGCCCTATTTTAATAGATGAAAAACGTATTCAAGTTGGTTACAATGAGATGGACATCCGTCGTTTTATCCCACGTAAAGTACGTGCTTACGAATTAAATGCGATGACAAGATTGGCACAAGAAAGTTAA
- a CDS encoding ABC-F family ATP-binding cassette domain-containing protein codes for MAILTVENLGHSFGDRTLFKDVSFRLVEGDHIGLVGANGVGKSTLMGIITGQTIHDTGKVEWLPGTHYGYLDQHTVLTAGRTMRDVLRDAFLPLYKKEEELNEITGKMAEATPEELEVLLEQMAEVQDALDAGDFYSLDMKIEEVARGLGLDAIGLERDVAALSGGQRTKVLLAKLLLEKPKVLLLDEPTNYLDEEHITWLKSYLKNYPYAFLLISHDTEFMNETVDVIFQLEFSKLTRYTATYEKFLELAEINKRQHIDAYEKQQEFIKKQEDFIAKNKARYSTTGRAKSRAKQLDRLERIDRPETAVKPEFGFKEARSSSRYVVEAENLVIGYDKDKPLLPPLSFAIERGEKIALVGMNGVGKSTLLKTMLGKINPLDGKVIRGDYLYPSYFEQEVKAEKITPIDDVWNAFPSMEQAQVRAALARAGLKTDHITRPLNSLSGGEQAKVRLCKLMMEEANWLLFDEPTNHLDVDAKNELKRAMKEFKGTIVLVSHEPDFYDGLATKVWNVQDWFTSGQQS; via the coding sequence ATGGCAATATTAACAGTTGAAAATTTAGGTCATTCTTTCGGTGATCGTACACTCTTTAAAGATGTATCATTTCGATTAGTAGAAGGTGACCACATTGGTCTTGTAGGAGCTAATGGTGTAGGTAAATCGACATTAATGGGCATTATTACAGGACAAACGATTCACGATACAGGAAAAGTAGAGTGGCTTCCTGGTACACACTATGGTTATCTCGACCAACATACAGTACTGACTGCTGGTAGAACAATGCGTGATGTTTTGCGTGATGCCTTTTTACCATTATATAAAAAAGAAGAAGAACTTAATGAAATTACAGGTAAGATGGCAGAAGCTACACCTGAGGAATTAGAAGTACTGTTAGAACAAATGGCAGAGGTTCAAGACGCACTTGATGCAGGAGATTTCTATTCATTAGATATGAAAATTGAAGAGGTTGCACGTGGACTAGGCCTTGATGCTATTGGCTTAGAACGTGATGTAGCTGCACTTTCTGGTGGACAACGCACAAAGGTCCTACTAGCTAAGCTGTTACTAGAAAAACCAAAAGTACTTTTACTAGATGAGCCGACGAACTATCTCGATGAGGAACATATTACTTGGCTGAAAAGCTATTTAAAGAACTATCCATACGCCTTCCTCTTAATTTCACATGATACAGAATTTATGAATGAAACGGTGGATGTCATCTTCCAACTTGAGTTTTCAAAATTAACTCGTTATACAGCAACATACGAAAAATTCCTAGAGCTTGCTGAAATCAATAAACGTCAACATATTGATGCTTATGAGAAGCAACAGGAATTCATTAAGAAACAAGAGGACTTTATCGCTAAAAATAAAGCACGTTACTCCACTACTGGTCGTGCAAAATCTCGCGCCAAGCAGCTTGATCGTTTAGAGCGAATTGACCGCCCAGAAACAGCGGTAAAACCTGAATTCGGATTTAAAGAAGCACGTTCTTCCAGCCGCTATGTAGTAGAGGCAGAGAACTTGGTCATTGGGTACGATAAAGACAAGCCATTACTACCCCCACTATCTTTTGCTATTGAACGAGGAGAAAAGATCGCTCTAGTTGGCATGAATGGTGTGGGTAAGTCCACATTATTAAAAACAATGCTAGGTAAAATTAACCCTCTTGATGGGAAAGTCATTCGAGGTGATTACCTGTATCCGTCTTACTTTGAACAAGAAGTAAAAGCAGAAAAAATAACACCAATTGATGATGTTTGGAATGCCTTCCCTTCGATGGAGCAGGCTCAAGTACGTGCAGCATTAGCAAGAGCGGGTCTAAAAACCGACCATATTACACGTCCATTGAATTCTTTATCTGGTGGAGAGCAAGCAAAAGTTCGTTTATGTAAATTAATGATGGAAGAAGCGAACTGGCTTCTTTTTGACGAACCGACAAACCACTTAGATGTCGATGCGAAAAATGAATTAAAACGTGCCATGAAAGAATTTAAAGGCACTATTGTACTGGTAAGCCACGAACCAGATTTCTATGATGGCCTCGCAACAAAAGTCTGGAACGTTCAAGATTGGTTCACTTCTGGACAACAAAGCTAA
- a CDS encoding SE1832 family protein codes for MPTKSDIEYQIKELKMDYMNLQGDIEKLESTGHNDQVTKAEERLANMEAKLAELNKQLAAL; via the coding sequence ATGCCAACAAAAAGCGATATTGAATACCAAATTAAAGAGTTAAAAATGGACTATATGAATTTACAAGGTGATATAGAAAAATTGGAGTCTACTGGGCACAACGATCAGGTAACAAAAGCCGAGGAACGCCTTGCGAATATGGAAGCCAAGTTAGCAGAACTAAACAAGCAGCTCGCAGCACTTTAA
- a CDS encoding PseG/SpsG family protein: MQKETQAIEPKKTIVFIIESCIDKGLYPFERVSTLAKLLTNEKVFIFVKTPSNDGIQILMNEGLSPILFDHFNELPKQIKGLQPDLIVRDGRNSEGWQVQDLRPFCKTMIHFDDFGEGGQACDCVLLALYQEVKDYLPSHYIGGSFVFALPEAYQQFDDIPDSKTPENPPHIVVAFEDGDEHNLTYRTLRHLTQLQIPLQITVMIDDSYRHATDDLQMMVLSRRNTAILRDKNALLKLLPKADVIICNANYTPYKIASYGVPCITLAQTEAELLHAFPREHNGFIHLGLGRKMKQSQIQNAVMEFLLHEARSERAVRKQRQLNLASNNETLQALLLDFAYDRHNIAST; encoded by the coding sequence TTGCAAAAAGAAACACAAGCAATTGAACCAAAAAAAACGATTGTTTTCATTATTGAAAGCTGTATTGATAAAGGGCTGTATCCTTTTGAACGGGTTTCAACATTGGCTAAGTTACTTACGAATGAGAAAGTTTTTATATTTGTCAAGACTCCTTCAAATGATGGCATCCAAATTTTAATGAATGAAGGTCTTTCTCCAATTTTATTTGACCACTTTAACGAATTACCTAAGCAAATCAAAGGACTTCAACCTGATTTAATCGTTAGAGATGGCCGTAATTCTGAAGGCTGGCAAGTACAGGATTTACGACCTTTCTGCAAAACAATGATTCATTTTGATGATTTTGGTGAAGGTGGTCAAGCCTGTGACTGTGTATTACTAGCACTCTATCAAGAAGTGAAAGATTATTTACCATCGCATTATATTGGTGGAAGCTTTGTTTTTGCACTACCAGAGGCCTACCAACAATTTGATGATATTCCTGATAGTAAAACACCTGAAAATCCTCCTCATATCGTCGTTGCTTTTGAGGATGGGGACGAGCATAACTTAACCTACCGAACACTTCGACACTTAACACAGCTACAAATTCCACTACAAATTACAGTAATGATTGATGATAGCTATCGCCATGCAACGGATGATTTGCAAATGATGGTACTTAGTCGTCGCAATACGGCCATTCTCCGTGATAAAAACGCACTTCTCAAACTATTACCAAAAGCTGATGTCATTATTTGTAATGCTAATTATACGCCTTATAAAATTGCCTCTTATGGTGTGCCATGCATTACACTTGCACAAACTGAAGCTGAGCTTCTTCATGCTTTTCCTCGAGAGCATAATGGTTTTATTCATCTTGGACTTGGTCGTAAAATGAAGCAGTCTCAAATCCAAAATGCTGTCATGGAATTTCTATTACACGAGGCTCGCAGTGAACGAGCTGTAAGAAAACAACGACAACTCAATCTTGCTAGTAACAATGAAACACTCCAAGCATTACTCTTAGATTTTGCTTATGATCGACACAATATCGCTTCTACTTAG
- a CDS encoding oxidoreductase translates to MSMRAAIVVGATGLTGSSLVEQLCENNEYVSVTIIARRKPIFTHPKLEVKIRDFDRIEEKDIEFAHELYCCLGTTIKKAGSREVFEKIDFEYPLAIASLAKKRGIPHFLVITAMGANENSPFYYNRVKGKLEHDLVELGLQRLSIIRPSLLVGDRDEFRLGEKAGEKLLKFAQPLLIGPFKRSRAIEASQVAKAMIIIALYGKKQPVTIYPSNELATLQYPEIPEEDASRETLFHWDKLEEGEKVNRDVIINRDKFKMEETVIDKEVHFQHREQDKK, encoded by the coding sequence ATGAGCATGCGTGCAGCGATTGTTGTAGGGGCGACAGGTTTAACGGGCTCCTCTTTAGTCGAGCAATTATGTGAAAATAATGAATATGTTTCAGTAACCATAATTGCACGGAGAAAACCAATCTTTACGCATCCAAAGTTAGAAGTGAAAATTCGCGATTTTGATAGAATAGAGGAAAAGGATATTGAATTTGCCCATGAATTGTATTGTTGCTTAGGTACAACCATAAAAAAAGCAGGCTCTCGTGAGGTGTTCGAAAAAATTGATTTTGAATATCCATTAGCGATTGCTTCTTTAGCCAAAAAGCGTGGGATCCCTCATTTTCTTGTCATCACTGCAATGGGTGCTAATGAGAATTCTCCGTTTTACTATAATCGAGTGAAGGGAAAACTCGAGCATGATTTAGTAGAGTTAGGGTTACAACGGCTCTCTATTATTCGACCTTCACTATTAGTAGGAGATCGAGATGAATTCCGTCTAGGAGAGAAGGCAGGAGAAAAGCTATTAAAATTTGCACAACCTTTATTAATTGGACCTTTCAAACGTTCTAGAGCAATTGAAGCCTCACAAGTGGCCAAAGCGATGATTATCATTGCTCTATACGGTAAAAAGCAGCCTGTTACTATTTATCCATCCAATGAACTAGCAACATTACAATACCCTGAAATACCAGAAGAGGATGCTTCAAGAGAGACGCTATTTCATTGGGATAAGCTTGAAGAAGGTGAGAAAGTAAATCGTGATGTTATCATTAATCGAGATAAATTTAAGATGGAGGAAACGGTTATTGATAAGGAGGTACACTTCCAACATCGTGAACAGGACAAAAAATAA